In the genome of Urocitellus parryii isolate mUroPar1 chromosome 7, mUroPar1.hap1, whole genome shotgun sequence, the window gtgagggtctcactaagttgctggggttggcctgaaacttgcaatcctcctgcctcagcctctccaggtctctgggattacaggcatatgccactgcagtGAGAATTAATTAGCACTGTTTTTTTCTTAGCGGTGCATAAAATTGTGGTGTGTCTTACATTGCCTCTTACATGCAATGAAGCAGGGCATTATCATCATCTATTAATGAGAAAATTCAGAGAGGTCAAGCAAGTTCCCCAGTGTCACATATCTGCTAGCTGGCAGTGCTAGGATTCAAACACCTGGCTGGGTGAATCTAGAGTTGGTGACCCCCTCCCCCAGTATTCTAGGTTTAGGGAAAGAACAACAGCCTTGCACCAAGGTCTCCTAAGGCCAGGAGTGAGCTGGGTCTTAAAGGACTATTCCAGAAGGACTGGCTGAGAAAAGTCTCCCTGTCTCGAAGCAAAACAGAAACCTCTGGTATTGACCCTGGTCCCCGAGCCCAGGGTAGTCCCACCTCTACCTCTGTTGTGATTTTGAAACTAAAAACTTGGTCCTTGTCCTTGTggcaatccaataatgaggacaaggttttgagaaaaaggaaaaaatttttattgctttgctaacaaaggagcaCACATAGGGGACTATAAGGGCTCCAGGTGAGCCCTTTCAGGAGTCATTATTCATCTGTAGCCTTTCTTAGATCCGCAGTGCCAGCTCCAAGTCTGGATTCCCTCATTCCTGTGGCCAGTGAGCCACAGACCAGATCCCTCTCCATGGGACAGGAAGGTGAATCTTGCTTCCCCGCCTCCCGCTgtggttagggagggggagaggaaggagaggaagggaaaacatgtcagttttaaaataaacgGAGCAGCAAGCATGAAGTGAACCACTGTTATGGTTTCAGGTTATGAAGCCCTGAAAGGTCCAAAGTACATCAGCGGATTTGAAGGTGACACTGTGTCCCTGAAGTGCACGTAcgggaaagaagagagggagcgCAAGAAGTACTGGTGCAAGCAGATTGGGTACCTGGTCCCCCGTTGCTCCAGCACCATCTACTCAGGAGAAGACGGCCAAGAGATAACGCAGGGCAGAGTGTCCATCTGCGACAACCCCCAAGAGCTGGCATTCACTGTGACCCTGAGGGATCTCACCCTGCAGGATGCCGGGAAGTACTGGTGTGGGGCAGATAAACTGGGCTTTGATGAGACTTTCCTGGTCTCTCTGACCGTCTTTCCAGGTAACAAACTCCTCTCTTTGCCCAGCCTGGGGAACCAGAGCTGCAGAGGGGGAACAGAAGcccaggggctgggctgtggctcagggataCAGGGCTTGCCTtgcacgggtgaggcactgggtttgatcctcagcaccacataaaaataaataaacaaaataaaggtcattAGCAATGGATCCACTTTCCCCATTACAAAAGTGGGGTGCGGTCCATCCTGGAATCAGCCTCATCAGTCACCTGAAGGACTCAGGGACATCATTCTGATTGAGTTCTGAGTTGCAGTGGGGTCTCAATGTCTTTCTTCTCTGCCTAGATATCCTGAAAGGAGATGGCTATGGTCTGGGGACAAAATGGTCATCCCAAAGAATAGCAAGACCTTCCCCTCCCCAACCTTCCCCTGGTGTCAGAGATATTCCTGCAGCCTCCTGAGGCTGAGCCAGCCATCGCTGCGTCCCAGACCCAACCCATGGCATCACCTAAGCTGGGGCCATGCTGGCTCCTTCCAGCTTGAGGGCTCAGCTCCCAGCTTGGCCTCCTCTTTCCCAGATTTTCAGAGACAGATGCTAGATGTGCCTGGGAACCAGTCCTGGGTCAGATGCCTGAAAGAGGAACTCTTTGAGCTTGAGGCCATTAGGGAGCCGTGGTTGGAGCCATAGATATGGAGCACCTCTCTCAGGGCCAAGAATCTCACCTGGAGCGGCTGGTCAGAGAGAAAAGAAGCCAGAGAGGGCTCAGGGCCACGGGCAGCCCCGGTGTGCTGCTGGTCAGAGGGGGCAAGGTAGGACTTTGAATCCCCACTTCATGGATGGGAGACCAAGGCTCCAAGAGACTCAATGATTTGATCTCTCCAAGAGACCAAAGCCTCATGGCAGGAAGTGGTATAGCTATGGTTCAAATGCAGTTCATGGAGGGCTTTtgttctgttcatttcctttcatgGGCCCATATCTGGGCCAAGATCTCTGTTGCCCACAGGTCTCTGTTTTAATTTAGGAAAATCAGTTCACTGAATTATAGCACCAGCTTTGAAACTACATTAATAAGGGTTGGGGgtgtacttacctagcatgcgtaaggccctgggtcaatccccagcactgcagaacacacacacacacacacacacacacacacacaatctgttttctgttatttacaAGAATCTCTGATCTCTTTGAATTCTTGTCAGTATTCAGACctcattttttataactttatttatttattgtttttatgtggtactgaggatcaaacccagtgtctcacctgtgctaggcaggcactctaccactgagccacaaccccctcAGACCTCATTTTTACCTAGTTGTGATTAAGTTCACCTATTTTTGAGGCTCTCGTGTGTTTGCTACTTTTCCTCATTCATAGTTACTTCTCTGTGTATAATGTATGCATTATTGTATTATCTTCCTGTGTCAGACCTTGTTGGCCTCCCTCTGGTGACAGTTGGGATCCTGAAAACAAAGAAGGCCTATAACAGTGTGTGCTGGTAGATGTTTAACAGCAGGCTGGGGACACTCTGACTTATAGTGTTTGCCAATTTCTGTGGTATAAATGGTCCTGCTCTGGCCAGTTTCTGTCCACCATGTTTATCAGCCAGCTTAGAAAATTCCCCAAAAGTTAACAATCAGTTTCCAAAGCCAATAAGAGACATCTTCTTATTGAATATGATGGAATATTTAGCAGAATTTCTAGAAAGATCCAAATAAGACAAGTGCACTCACTGtcatttctttcattcatcaTTGCCTGGAGGCTCTAGGCAATGGAATATgacaagagagagaattttaaatatgaaaagcaaaagataaataCTCTTTATTTACAGAAGATTTTGTTATCTACTTAGAAAAATCTGAGAATAAAGTAACCTAGTATTAGAATAAAGACaggcagagaaagagggagattCCCAGCTGGTCATAGTCAGAAAAGACCGGTGAAGCCACTGATGGACATAGGGAAGCTTAGCAGCTCCTGGGGTGCTGGGCACTGAGGATAGGATTTTGCCCTCATGGATCCCAGCCTAGTAGGGAGACCCATTTAGAATAATTGCAGGGTGATTATTAGCTTCCCTGAAGATGCCTCCCCTGGAGGGTACTGCCAGTACCCAAAGGAAAAGGGGATTTGCCCCTCCATATTGAGCAGGAGCTGACCTTTGAGCTGGTGCTGGAGGACATAAAGAAGTGTGTTAGGCAGGGATGGAAAGGAAAGGCATCACACACGCAGAGGAATGGCGTGTGGAAGGCACAGCAGCAAGCAGGAGGCTTATGCAATCAGGAATAGAGGGCAGCTCTGTGTGGCTGGGGCACTGGTGATTTGAAGACTTGAGTTTAAAAGGCCTTAAAAGACATGCTACAATGCTGGGCCCaggggtacacacctgtaatctcagtgactcaggaagctgagtcaggaggatctcgagtttaaagccagcctcagcaacttagcaaggtcctaagcaacttagtgagaccctgtctctatataaagcATAAAACAAGGggacagggatgtggctcagtggttaagcaatccccagtaacaaaaaaaaaaaaaaagaaaaagaaaagaaagaaagaaagagtcatGCTACAAACTTCACTTGGGTGACAAGGAAAGGAGCAGAAGCAGCAGGCTAATGGGCAGCTGAGAGGCCAGAGAGTTGAAGTCTAAGCCAAACTGGGGCAGCAGGGACTGCAGGAGGGAAAGACACCAGGACGCGGCTCCAATTGGCTGAGATGAGAAGAGGGTGTGGCTCTGCGCCTGCCGAGATGGGGGGTGGGAAAGCTGCCCGATGCTCCCAGGAAAGGTGAAAGGGTTGGCTGGACCCTGCTCTGAGAAcagcctctccctctcctccaggaCCCTGCTGCCCCACTTCCCCAACTCTCTTCTTGCAGCCTCTGTCTCCAGCAAGCCTGCAGCCCCAGGCAAAAGCCCGGCAAACCCAGCCCCCAGCACTGAGTGAGTGAGCggcttccctcctccacctctaTCTCAGGAACTCTCCAGTGAGTGTCCACCTGGTGCCAGAAGCTGTGTTTTATCACCATCCAGGTGCCCCCAACAAGCCTGGGAGCCAGATTGTCCAGCTGAGGAACTAGAGGCTCAGGGGGTTGGatcacttgctcaaggtcacatgggAGGTAACAGAGCCAGGGAGTGGCCACATCCTGACCCCAAAGGTCATTCTCTGTCTGCTTCATCTGTGGAGTGGAGGGTGAGCCAGAAAGGCCAGGCCTTTGGCCCTGACCACTGAACTCATCCCTGCCACACTGCCCTGCTGGCCTCCGGCTGTTGAAGGTGGCAGGAGCAGGTGATGGTGATAGGAGCACTTGCCCGTCCAGTGAAGGAGGAGGTGACAGTCGGCCATGACTGCTAGGGGGGCAGGAGCAGGAAGGTGCCAATGGAGTGATGCTGGACTgggtcatggcagtggggacaggAGTGCCTGATATATGGTCTGCTTACTCAAAATCGCCTCATCTAGACCTCTTCTTGCTGAGGAAATGCTCTGAGAAATTGGTCTCAGGGAGGTTAGAGTTCAGGGGTCAAGGGTCAGTCAGGGAGATTGGGATTCAAGGGTCAGGGAAGGTGCTGAGGCATTGCTTTTGAACTTGTAGCTCCTCCTGATCTCCACCTGGCAGTCACCACAGCCAAGCAGGGGAAGACAGGGACTGAGGCCTCTCCCGTCATAGGGACAGTCCCGTTGCAGCATGCAGGAACGACCACACACACAGGAACCTCTCCGTATGCAGGAACCTCTGCTCACACAGCGACCTCTCCTCATGCAGGGAGCTCCCGCCCACCCATGCCGCTGGACTCCACCCTGGCAGAGGACACTAGTCCTGTCCCCATCAGCCACAGCTCCAGGTCCAGGTGAGTCCAGGTGACCAAGGTCACCCTTCAGGCCATCAGTAAATCATAAGACATCTTTGAGCCAATAATCCCCTAACACTCTTTCTTCCAAACCAATGTCTCCGGTTGTCATGGCCATACCCCGTGGCA includes:
- the Cd300lg gene encoding CMRF35-like molecule 9 isoform X1, translated to MRPVVLLWSCLMLPGYEALKGPKYISGFEGDTVSLKCTYGKEERERKKYWCKQIGYLVPRCSSTIYSGEDGQEITQGRVSICDNPQELAFTVTLRDLTLQDAGKYWCGADKLGFDETFLVSLTVFPGPCCPTSPTLFLQPLSPASLQPQAKARQTQPPALTPPDLHLAVTTAKQGKTGTEASPVIGTVPLQHAGTTTHTGTSPYAGTSAHTATSPHAGSSRPPMPLDSTLAEDTSPVPISHSSRSRVSIPMVRILAPVLVLLSLLLAAGLIASGSLLLRWRKTAQLALETQKNEKVHLPTLPLGNSWVPEEAVINLSGPTEPLTSLKSSASPYKETLCLNQTTEELEAPSLDPMESTIPDPLPLMSEEELGFSKFISV
- the Cd300lg gene encoding CMRF35-like molecule 9 isoform X3 gives rise to the protein MRPVVLLWSCLMLPGYEALKGPKYISGFEGDTVSLKCTYGKEERERKKYWCKQIGYLVPRCSSTIYSGEDGQEITQGRVSICDNPQELAFTVTLRDLTLQDAGKYWCGADKLGFDETFLVSLTVFPGPCCPTSPTLFLQPLSPASLQPQAKARQTQPPALRSSRPPMPLDSTLAEDTSPVPISHSSRSRVSIPMVRILAPVLVLLSLLLAAGLIASGSLLLRWRKTAQLALETQKNEKVHLPTLPLGNSWVPEEAVINLSGPTEPLTSLKSSASPYKETLCLNQTTEELEAPSLDPMESTIPDPLPLMSEEELGFSKFISV
- the Cd300lg gene encoding CMRF35-like molecule 9 isoform X2; translated protein: MRPVVLLWSCLMLPGYEALKGPKYISGFEGDTVSLKCTYGKEERERKKYWCKQIGYLVPRCSSTIYSGEDGQEITQGRVSICDNPQELAFTVTLRDLTLQDAGKYWCGADKLGFDETFLVSLTVFPAPPDLHLAVTTAKQGKTGTEASPVIGTVPLQHAGTTTHTGTSPYAGTSAHTATSPHAGSSRPPMPLDSTLAEDTSPVPISHSSRSRVSIPMVRILAPVLVLLSLLLAAGLIASGSLLLRWRKTAQLALETQKNEKVHLPTLPLGNSWVPEEAVINLSGPTEPLTSLKSSASPYKETLCLNQTTEELEAPSLDPMESTIPDPLPLMSEEELGFSKFISV